A genome region from Camelina sativa cultivar DH55 chromosome 10, Cs, whole genome shotgun sequence includes the following:
- the LOC104718928 gene encoding preprotein translocase subunit SECE1: MSLTAQFSPPVTGTTRSLRDTKSSTSTRRVFLPIYTEIRTPAMRNLKKSSYFVVKAIEQRRDTAGSESESEATPSPAEESGSGGAKEVEISAIGAEIKAAMEQRKAAEEEKGKNEFWSGVADEVKEIEWPAFQKVLGTTGVVLGVIAGSSVVLLTVNFVLAELSDRVFIGKGVQDFFS, encoded by the coding sequence ATGTCACTGACCGCACAATTTTCGCCGCCGGTCACCGGAACAACTAGGAGTCTCCGGGATACGAAATCGTCAACGTCCACTCGCCGTGTGTTTCTTCCGATTTACACTGAGATTAGAACTCCGGCGATGAGAAATCTTAAGAAATCGTCGTATTTTGTGGTTAAAGCTATCGAACAGAGACGGGATACAGCTGGATCTGAATCGGAGTCAGAAGCGACACCTTCACCGGCGGAAGAGAGCGGAAGCGGAGGAGCTAAGGAGGTGGAGATTAGTGCGATAGGAGCAGAGATAAAAGCGGCGATGGAGCAGAGGAAAGCAGCGGAAGAGGAGAAAGGGAAGAACGAGTTCTGGAGCGGAGTGGCGGATGAAGTGAAGGAGATCGAGTGGCCGGCGTTTCAAAAAGTGCTGGGAACGACTGGTGTTGTGCTTGGTGTTATCGCTGGTTCTAGCGTCGTTTTGCTCACTGTTAATTTCGTTTTGGCTGAACTGTCTGATCGTGTGTTCATCGGTAAAGGTGTTCAAGATTTCTTCAGCTGA
- the LOC104718927 gene encoding transcription repressor OFP11-like: MSNFLRKKLHLCFSSTSGGLSPSIPSSPIIVSNHNAPSHHLHKTPSIFMNNFNSLYDHLSVSSPLHRRHSSDNPAGLFSSIRRDEVEENDDTSAAVSKLLTGGTAIMKHIDSPDPYRDFGRSMREMVEARDLTRDVAADREYLHELLFCYLSLNPKHTHKFIVSAFADTLLWLLSPSPGNSFMSQ; this comes from the coding sequence atgtcgaatTTTCTAAGGAAGAAGCTACACCTCTGCTTCTCATCCACCTCCGGTGGTCTCTCACCGTCGATTCCTTCTTCTCCGATCATCGTATCAAACCACAACGCTCcatctcatcatcttcacaaAACCCCCTCAATCTTCATGAACAACTTCAACTCTCTATACGATCACCTCTCTGTTTCCTCTCCTCTCCACCGCCGTCACAGTTCCGATAACCCCGCCGGATTATTCTCCTCTATCCGCCGCGACGAAGTAGAAGAAAACGACGACACTTCCGCCGCCGTTTCAAAACTATTAACCGGCGGAACAGCGATCATGAAGCATATAGATTCACCGGATCCGTACAGAGACTTCGGACGGTCGATGAGAGAGATGGTGGAAGCTAGAGATTTAACGAGAGACGTCGCCGCCGATAGAGAGTACTTACACGAACTGTTGTTCTGTTATCTCTCTTTGAATCCGAAACATACTCACAAATTCATCGTCTCTGCTTTCGCCGATACACTCCTCTGGTTACTTTCTCCGTCGCCGGGGAATTCTTTCATGTCCCAGTAG
- the LOC104718931 gene encoding pentatricopeptide repeat-containing protein At4g14850-like encodes MSLLSADALGLLLKNAISTSSLRLGRVVHGRIVKTLDSPPPPFLANYLISLYSKLDHPESARIVLRLTPARNVVSWTSLVSGLVNNGHFSTALFEFFEMRREGVVPNDFTFPCAFKAVGSLRLPVTGKQIHGLAVKCGRILDVFVGCSAFDMYCKTRLRDDARKLFDEIPERNCETWNAYISNSVIDGKPLEAIEAFIEFRRIGGKPNSITFCGFLNACSDGLHLDLGKQLHGLVFRFGFDSDVSVYNGLIDFYGKCKQILCSEIVFAEMGTKNAVSWCSLVAAYVQNHEDEKASMLYLRSRKDIVETSDYMISSALSACAGMAGLELGRSIHAQAVKACVERTIFVGSALVDMYGKCGCIEDSEQAFDEMPERNLVTLNSLIGGYAHQGQVDLALALFEEMAPRGCGPTPNYMTFVSLLSACSRAGAVEDGMKIFDSMKSTYGIEPGAEHYSCIVDMLGRAGMVERAYEFIKKMPIQPTISVWGALQNACRMHGKPHLGILAAESLFKLDPKDSGNHVLLSNTFAAAGRWAEANTVREEMKGVGIKKGTGYSWITVKNQIHAFQAKDRSHIMNKEIQTMLTKLRNEMEASGYKPDLKLSLYDLEEEEQAAEVAYHSEKLALAFGLVTLPLGIPIRITKNLRICGDCHSFFTFVSGSVKREIIVRDNNRFHRFMDGICSCRDYW; translated from the exons ATGAGCCTCCTCTCCGCGGACGCACTTGGGTTACTTCTCAAGAACGCAATCTCCACGAGTTCCTTGCGCTTGGGTCGCGTCGTCCACGGGAGAATCGTCAAAACCCTCGATTCACCGCCTCCACCGTTTCTCGCGAACTACCTCATCAGCTTATACTCAAAACTCGACCATCCCGAATCAGCTCGAATCGTTCTCCGGCTCACGCCTGCTCGGAACGTCGTCTCTTGGACCTCACTTGTCTCTGGACTTGTTAACAACGGTCACTTCTCCACCGCTTTGTTTGAATTCTTCGAAATGCGACGGGAAGGTGTTGTTCCAAATGATTTCACTTTCCCTTGCGCTTTTAAAGCTGTGGGTTCTTTGCGTTTACCCGTTACTGGGAAACAGATTCATGGGCTTGCTGTGAAGTGTGGAAGGATACTTGATGTGTTTGTTGGGTGTAGCGCTTTCGATATGTATTGTAAGACTAGGCTCAGAGATGATGCACGGAAGCTGTTCGACGAAATTCCTGAGAGGAACTGTGAAACTTGGAATGCTTACATATCTAACTCTGTGATTGATGGGAAGCCCTTGGAAGCTATTGAAGCCTTTATAGAGTTTAGAAGGATTGGTGGGAAGCCAAATTCGATTACTTTTTGCGGTTTCCTTAATGCTTGTTCTGATGGGTTACACTTGGATCTAGGAAAGCAGTTGCACGGGCTTGTGTTCCGGTTTGGGTTTGATTCAGATGTTTCAGTGTACAATGGGTTGATTGATTTCTATGGGAAGTGTAAACAGATTCTTTGCAGTGAGATTGTTTTTGCTGAAATGGGAACCAAAAATGCTGTTTCTTGGTGCTCATTGGTTGCTGCATATGTGCAGAATCATGAGGATGAGAAGGCGTCTATGTTATATCTACGTTCAAGGAAGGATATTGTTGAGACCTCTGACTATATGATCTCAAGTGCTCTGAGTGCGTGTGCTGGTATGGCAGGTCTTGAGTTGGGAAGATCTATACATGCTCAAGCTGTGAAGGCGTGTGTTGAAAGGACTATCTTTGTTGGGAGTGCCCTCGTTGACATGTATGGAAAATGCGGATGCATAGAAGATTCAGAACAAGCgtttgatgaaatgcctgagAGGAACCTAGTGACTCTGAATTCACTGATTGGAGGATATGCTCATCAGGGTCAGGTTGATCTGGCATTGGCGTTATTTGAAGAAATGGCACCACGTGGATGCGGTCCGACTCCAAATTATATGACGTTTGTGTCCTTGCTTTCCGCTTGTAGTAGAGCAGGGGCTGTGGAAGATGGTATGAAGATATTTGATTCGATGAAGAGTACTTATGGCATTGAGCCAGGGGCTGAGCATTATTCCTGCATCGTGGACATGTTAGGGCGAGCGGGAATGGTAGAACGGGCTTATGAATTCATAAAGAAAATGCCAATTCAACCGACAATTTCAGTATGGGGTGCTCTTCAGAATGCTTGTCGGATGCATGGTAAGCCACACCTGGGAATACTAGCAGCTGAGAGCCTTTTCAAACTTGACCCTAAAGATTCAGGCAACCACGTTCTGCTTTCCAATACGTTTGCAGCAGCTGGGAG GTGGGCGGAAGCCAATACCGTAAGAGAAGAAATGAAAGGCGTAGGGATCAAGAAAGGAACCGGGTACAGTTGGATCACAGTGAAGAACCAAATCCATGCATTTCAAGCCAAGGACAGATCCCACATAATGAACAAGGAGATTCAGACAATGCTGACCAAGCTAAGGAATGAAATGGAGGCTTCAGGATACAAGCCCGACTTAAAACTCTCGCTTTATGAtctggaggaagaagaacaagcagCGGAAGTCGCATACCACAGTGAGAAATTGGCTCTAGCATTTGGCCTAGTGACTTTACCACTCGGTATTCCCATTCGAATCACTAAAAACCTTAGAATCTGCGGAGATTGCCACAGCTTCTTCACGTTTGTATCTGGTAGTGTCAAGAGAGAGATCATTGTGAGAGACAATAACCGGTTTCATCGTTTCATGGATGGGATATGTTCTTGTAGAGATTATTGGTAA
- the LOC104718930 gene encoding uncharacterized protein LOC104718930 — protein MDMEEEMCQTPHGFDDESVLMSKETEPVRVVKEDFRENGFHKEGDDVDHEKVNGNRSSLTPEGADLNQLPAIPPDSSGQGLPYAPVDFPSPGDVWSWRVGKRVNTTGFHKDRFLILPDRLKGKNAPKHFAGKNTLSRYLETRFPDMDVKSFFASFTWSIPALLQPTNRVDAASLFEETSKEGQNQDDVGEKEGTTSRYSQRKRKLVQQAQSYEPVEVKTKATPSKKRVTTTPPATKQNSARQSSSRRSTRQQQGDDVVDLDEDAKKNGKKMKKRRGNFAEEKAETSVPHIYVSPINGVIAVSHAPVDINPEEFDSYLNSLDNLLQQQPSEAGHESSSSLPVSESSPVKQHEWAEARTKLSSLLEKDLSSLFMSNEAVEIASLATKLKKDPILSAEEIVRLKLIEEIPTLSEVFQENKNVIQDANRFFSALELNKGKVASLKSEYSDLKEKLGNIQTEVDTNTKTIREIDEQITQLQARRTELTRSNGKKEKEKVDLSFGQKMVANSIPKVVQEVQAANLKKPDWETKKDNALKREAEILDKFSSLKGFYL, from the exons ATGGATATGGAAGAAGAGATGTGTCAAACTCCTCATGG ATTTGATGATGAATCAGTTCTAATGAGTAAGGAGACTGAACCAGTCCGGGTGGTAAAAGAGGACTTTAGGGAAAACGGATTCCATAAGGAAGGTGATGATGTTGATCATGAGAAGGTAAATGGTAACAGAAGCTCCTTGACTCCCGAGGGAGCTGATTTGAACCAACTCCCGGCGATTCCGCCGGATTCTAGTGGTCAAGGTTTGCCATATGCACCTGTTGATTTCCCGAGTCCTGGTGATGTTTGGAGTTGGAGAGTTGGGAAGAGAGTGAATACTACCGGGTTCCATAAGGATCGGTTTCTTATTCTCCCTGACAGGCTTAAGGGCAAGAATGCACCTAAACATTTTGCAGGCAAAAACACTCTTTCTCGTTATCTTGAAACGAGGTTTCCTGATATGGATGTTAAATCATTCTTTGCATCGTTTACTTGGTCTATTCCGGCTTTGCTTCAGCCTACGAATAGAG TTGATGCTGCGTCTTTGTTTGAAGAGACATCCAAAGAAGGACAGAATCAAGATGACGTTGGTGAAAAAGAAGGAACAACTTCACGTTACAGCCAGAGGAAGAGAAAACTGGTGCAGCAGGCACAGAGTTATGAACCTGTTGAAGTAAAAACTAAAGCAACACCTAGTAAAAAGAGAGTTACAACAACTCCTCCAGCCACCAAACAGAATTCAGCTCGGCAATCCTCCTCGAGACGCTCCACAAGACAACAACAAGGTGATGATGTGGTTGACTTGGACGAAGATGCAAAGAAGAACggcaagaaaatgaagaaacgCAGAGGTAACTTCGCAGAGGAAAAAGCAGAAACATCGGTTCCTCATATCTATGTTTCTCCTATAAACGGTGTCATTGCAGTCTCTCACGCTCCTGTGGATATAAACCCTGAAGAGTTTGACAGTTATCTCAACTCTCTAGATAACCTTCTTCAGCAACAGCCTTCAGAAGCGGGACATGAGTCTTCATCATCTCTTCCCGTCAGTGAAAGCTCTCCAGTGAAACAACATGAATGGGCAGAAGCTCGGACGAAGCTTTCATCGCTCTTGGAAAAAGATTTATCTTCCTTGTTCATGTCTAATGAAGCTGTGGAGATAGCAAGCTTGGCCACTAAACTCAAGAAAGATCCAATCCTTTCAGCTGAAGAAATAGTAAGGTTGAAGCTTATCGAAGAGATTCCTACTTTGAGCGAAGTTTTTCAAGAGAACAAAAACGTGATACAAGATGCAAACAGGTTCTTCTCTGCTCTCGAGCTTAACAAAGGCAAAGTCGCATCACTCAAGTCCGAATACAGCGACTTAAAGGAGAAGCTAGGAAATATTCAAACAGAAGTTGATACAAACACCAAGACAATCCGTGAAATTGACGAGCAAATCACGCAGCTTCAAGCTAGACGGACAGAGCTGACCCGAAGCAacggtaaaaaggagaaagagaaggttgATCTAAGCTTTGGTCAGAAGATGGTTGCAAACTCAATACCTAAAGTGGTACAAGAAGTTCAAGCAGCGAACTTGAAGAAACCTGATTGGGAAACGAAGAAAGACAATGCTCTTAAACGCGAAGCAGAGATCCTTGATaaattctcttctctcaaaggCTTCTATCTCTAA
- the LOC104718929 gene encoding uncharacterized protein LOC104718929: MRILPLPRNNILIHHNAPLEPGKKLRRLPHIFSRVLELPLKSDADVAVQENPDCFRFVAETNGGGGGVRAYMVEIHPGVTKILVRTNGSSSLGLSLDELELDVWRFRLPESTRPDLVTVDCDGDGELIVTVPKIEEEEDNGRDLIVLVH; the protein is encoded by the coding sequence ATGAGAATCCTTCCTTTACCTAGAAACAACATTCTCATCCATCATAACGCTCCTCTTGAACCCGGAAAGAAGCTACGACGTCTACCACATATCTTCAGCCGTGTCTTAGAGCTGCCCTTGAAGTCAGACGCTGACGTGGCCGTTCAAGAGAATCCTGACTGTTTCAGGTTCGTCGCGGAAACTAACGGAGGTGGAGGAGGTGTGAGGGCTTACATGGTGGAGATTCATCCTGGTGTGACCAAGATACTAGTGAGAACGAATGGTTCATCGTCTCTTGGTTTGTCTCTGGATGAGCTTGAGCTTGACGTGTGGCGTTTCAGGCTACCGGAATCAACTAGACCTGATCTCGTCACGGTGGACTGCGACGGCGATGGTGAATTGATTGTCACGGTGCctaagattgaagaagaagaagacaacggTAGAGATTTGATAGTGCTTGTACATTAG
- the LOC104718933 gene encoding pentatricopeptide repeat-containing protein At4g14820-like yields MHRPIHSTAVSAADTILEKLKTLNNVKQLHAHILRTVNDHNLNSTLFNLCISSSSISLSYALSLFSSSITPPPESLEFNPFLRDLSRSNEPRATILFYQRIRHGGGRLDQFSFPPVLKAASKVSAFFEGMEIHGVAFKIATLSDPFVETCLMDMYATCGRINCARKVFDEMSHRDVVTWNTMIERYCRCGRLDEAFKLFEEMKCSNVLPDEMILCNIVSACCRTGNMSYNRAIYDFLVENDVRMDTHLLTALVTMYAGAGCMDMAREFFEKLSVRTLFVSTAMVSGYSKAGRLDDARVIFDQTEEKDLVCWTTMISAYAESDHPQEALRVFEEMRHCGIEPDVITMFSVISACASLGTLDNAKWVHCYTHLNGFKSELSINNALINMYSKCGSLDGARDVFGKMPTRNVVSWSSIINAYSMHGKANDALISFARMRQENVVPNDVTFVGVLYGCSHSGLVEEGKKIFASMTDEYNITPKLEHYGCMVDLFGRANRLQEAVEVIESMPMAPNVVIWGSLMSACRVHGELELGEFAAKHILELEPDHDGALVLMSNIYAREQRWGDVRKIRRVMEEKNVFKEKGLSRIDLNGISHEFLIGDKRHKQSDEIYATLDDVVSKLKLAGYVPHSGSVLVNDEEEEKRDLVLWQ; encoded by the exons ATGCACCGTCCGATACACTCAACCGCCGTCTCCGCCGCAGATACCATTCTCGAGAAACTCAAAACACTCAACAACGTCAAGCAACTCCACGCCCATATCCTCCGTACAGTAAACGACCACAACCTCAACTCCACTCTCTTCAACCTCtgtatctcttcttcctctatcAGTCTCAGCTACGCTCTCTCACTCTTCTCCTCTTCTATTACCCCTCCTCCGGAATCACTAGAGTTCAATCCCTTTCTCCGGGATCTCTCTCGTTCCAATGAACCCAGAGCGACGATTCTGTTCTACCAGAGGATTAGACATGGTGGTGGTCGTCTTGATCAGTTTAGTTTCCCTCCGGTTCTCAAAGCGGCTTCTAAAGTCTCGGCCTTTTTCGAAGGTATGGAGATTCACGGCGTTGCGTTCAAGATTGCGACTTTGTCTGACCCGTTTGTAGAGACTTGTCTTATGGATATGTATGCGACTTGCGGTAGAATTAACTGCGCGCGtaaagtgttcgacgaaatgtctCATAGAGATGTTGTTACTTGGAATACTATGATTGAGAG GTATTGCCGATGCGGTCGTTTAGATGAAGCCTTTAAGCTTTTTGAGGAGATGAAGTGTTCTAATGTGTTGCCAGATGAGATGATTCTATGTAACATTGTCTCGGCTTGTTGTCGTACTGGGAATATGAGCTATAACAGAGCGATTTACGATTTTTTGGTAGAGAATGATGTTAGGATGGATACTCATTTGTTGACTGCTCTTGTTACTATGTATGCTGGAGCAGGCTGTATGGATATGGCAAGGGAGTTTTTTGAGAAGTTGTCAGTGAGAACTTTGTTTGTTTCGACTGCCATGGTTTCTGGGTATTCAAAAGCTGGGAGACTTGACGATGCCCGGGTTATATTTGACCAAACGGAAGAGAAAGACTTGGTGTGTTGGACCACAATGATTTCAGCTTATGCTGAAAGTGATCATCCTCAAGAAGCTTTAAGAGTTTTTGAGGAAATGCGTCACTGTGGGATAGAACCTGATGTGATTACCATGTTCAGTGTTATATCAGCTTGTGCGAGCCTTGGTACTCTGGATAACGCGAAATGGGTTCATTGTTACACGCATCTTAACGGGTTCAAGTCAGAGTTGTCGATAAATAATGCTCTCATTAACATGTATTCAAAATGTGGAAGTTTGGATGGAGCAAGAGACGTGTTTGGGAAGATGCCAACGAGGAATGTAGTGTCGTGGAGTTCTATAATCAATGCCTATTCTATGCATGGAAAAGCCAATGATGCGCTTATCTCATTCGCCCGGATGAGGCAGGAAAATGTCGTGCCCAATGATGTTACTTTTGTAGGAGTTCTCTACGGTTGTAGCCACTCGGGACTAGTTGAAGAAGGTAAAAAGATCTTTGCATCAATGACTGATGAATACAATATTACTCCAAAACTTGAGCATTATGGATGTATGGTGGATCTCTTTGGTCGAGCTAATCGCTTACAGGAAGCTGTTGAGGTTATAGAATCAATGCCAATGGCGCCTAATGTAGTCATATGGGGATCATTGATGTCAGCTTGTAGAGTCCATGGGGAGCTTGAGTTAGGTGAATTTGCAGCCAAACACATCCTCGAGTTGGAGCCTGATCATGACGGGGCTCTTGTATTAATGTCCAATATATACGCTAGAGAACAGAGATGGGGCGATGTAAGGAAAATAAGACGTGTTATGGAGGAAAAGAATGTGTTCAAGGAGAAAGGTCTTAGTCGGATTGATCTAAACGGGATATCACACGAGTTTCTCATTGGTGATAAGAGGCATAAGCAATCAGATGAGATTTATGCAACGCTAGACGATGTTGTAAGTAAACTCAAGTTGGCCGGTTATGTTCCACACTCTGGTAGCGTTTTGGTGAatgacgaagaggaagaaaagaggGATTTGGTTCTATGGCAATAG
- the LOC104718932 gene encoding uncharacterized protein LOC104718932 — protein MEIESVTCECCGLTEDCTQHYISKVKASFAGKWLCGLCSEAVSDEFSRSPKTTTVEEAVNAHVSFCGKFNANPAELVADGMRQMLRRRSGELSPKTSKKSGRSNTT, from the coding sequence ATGGAGATTGAATCGGTGACGTGTGAATGTTGCGGCTTAACGGAAGATTGTACACAACACTACATTAGTAAAGTCAAAGCTAGCTTCGCCGGGAAATGGCTTTGTGGGCTTTGCTCCGAGGCGGTGAGTGACGAATTCAGCCGTAGTCCGAAGACGACGACGGTGGAGGAAGCTGTGAATGCTCACGTGTCGTTTTGTGGCAAGTTTAACGCCAACCCGGCAGAACTTGTGGCCGACGGCATGAGACAGATGCTTCGGAGGAGGTCCGGTGAGTTGTCGCCGAAGACGTCCAAGAAGTCCGGTAGATCTAATACCACGTAA
- the LOC104718934 gene encoding non-specific lipid-transfer protein-like protein At2g13820, translated as MKPGMCLLLFIALMAVMSTVSAQSSSCTDVLISMAPCLGFITQNTSSPSQQCCNQLAHVVRYSSECLCLVLEGGGSQLGMFVNETQALALPNACHVQTPPASRCNGGSSDNSHATSGHGHGSKTVPAGDKSSSDRSSSNFSFPLLAILSATSYITIFIKY; from the exons ATGAAACCTGGAATGTGTTTACTGTTGTTTATAGCGTTAATGGCAGTGATGTCGACAGTTTCTGCTCAGTCGTCGAGTTGCACGGATGTCCTAATCAGTATGGCACCGTGCCTCGGCTTCATCACTCAAAACACTTCTTCTCCGTCTCAACAATGTTGTAATCAGTTGGCTCATGTTGTCCGGTATTCTTCTGAGTGTTTGTGTCTAGTTCTCGAAGGTGGAGGTTCTCAACTTGGAATGTTTGTTAACGAGACACAAGCTCTTGCTTTGCCTAACGCTTGTCATGTTCAAACTCCTCCTGCTAGTCGCTGCAATG GTGGTTCTTCGGATAATTCGCATGCAACTTCAG GACATGGACATGGATCAAAAACAGTCCCAGCTGGAGACAAGTCATCATCTGATAGGAGTTCTAGCAATTTCTCGTTCCCTCTACTCGCCATCCTTTCGGCAACTTCGTACATCACAATCTTTATAAAATACTGA
- the LOC104718935 gene encoding non-specific lipid transfer protein GPI-anchored 2-like: MAATIKTVVFILILAILFSSAVYATLQAPSSSSAPQILTCTEELVMFSPCLPYVSAPPNNISETPNPICCSVFTSSIYSSAGNCLCYLLRQPMILGFPLDRSRLVSLSQICTDRSSDESFESRCSPSESPELPPLQSIQFTNPFVPGNGGSASPQSVGLAPETSPSSDQFSPETAAVTPPPPPAPQYISSSYPKIRNFWSLSTIIMTLATSILLTRICMV; this comes from the exons atGGCCGCAACAATCAAAACCGTCGTCTTCATCCTTATACTCGCGATCCTCTTCTCCTCCGCCGTATACGCGACGCTTCAGGcaccttcgtcttcttcagctCCACAGATCCTGACCTGTACGGAGGAGCTCGTCATGTTCTCTCCTTGTCTTCCTTACGTCTCCGCTCCACCTAACAACATCTCAGAGACTCCGAATCCTATTTGCTGCTCCGTTTTCACCTCGTCGATTTATTCCAGCGCCGGGAACTGCCTCTGTTATCTTCTCCGGCAGCCGATGATCCTTGGGTTCCCGTTGGATCGATCTAGATTGGTTTCTCTTTCCCAGATCTGTACCGATCGGAGCTCCGACGAATCTTTTGAGTCTCGCTGCTCGCCATCAG AGTCGCCGGAGCTTCCGCCGCTTCAGAGTATCCAGTTCACTAATCCGTTTGTTCCCG GTAATGGAGGATCCGCTTCTCCTCAATCGGTCGGCTTAGCACCAGAAACCTCACCAAGTTCCGATCAATTCTCACCGGAAACAGCTGCTgtaacaccaccaccaccaccggctCCACAATACATCTCTAGCAGCTATCCAAAGATCAGAAACTTCTGGTCTCTATCGACCATCATCATGACTCTGGCCACTTCTATACTCCTCACACGCATCTGTATGGTATGA
- the LOC104718937 gene encoding proteasome subunit beta type-2-B-like isoform X2, whose amino-acid sequence MECVFGLVGNGFAIVAADTSAVHSILLHKNNEDKIMVLDSHKLIAASGEPGDRVQFTEYVQKNVSLYQFRNGLPLTTSAAANFTRGELATALRKNPYSVNILMAGYDKEAGASLYYIDYIATLHKVDKGAFGYGSYFSLSTMDRHYRSDMTVEEAIELVDKCILEIRSRLVIAPPNFVIKIVDKDGAREYGWRLSVNDVTTAAV is encoded by the exons ATGGAGTGTGTATTTGGTCTAGTTGGCAATGGATTCGCAATCGTGGCGGCGGATACTTCGGCAGTTCATAGTATCCTTCTCCATAAGAACAACGAGGACAAGATCATGGTTCTTGACTCTCACAAGCTCATCGCTGCTAGTGGCGAGCCTGGTGAccg GGTTCAGTTTACGGAGTATGTTCAGAAGAATGTGTCACTTTATCAG TTTCGTAATGGGCTCCCTTTGACTACTTCTGCTGCTGCTAACTTCACTCGTGGAGAGCTCGCTACTGCTTTGAGAAAG AACCCGTACTCGGTGAACATCCTGATGGCTGGATACGACAAAGAAGCCGGCGCATCTCTATACTACATCGACTACATTGCAACCCTTCACAAGGTTGATAAGGGAGCATTCGGTTACGGCTCatacttctctctctcaacaatGGACAGACACTACCGCAGCGACATGACTGTTGAAGAAGCCATTGAATTGGTCGACAAGTGCATACTCGAGATCAGGTCAAGGCTGGTCATTGCGCCACCAAACTTTGTAATCAAGATTGTTGACAAGGACGGAGCCCGTGAGTATGGTTGGCGTCTGTCTGTAAATGACGTCACCACCGCTGCTGTCTGA
- the LOC104719888 gene encoding non-specific lipid transfer protein-like 1 — protein FILILAILFSSAVYATLQAPSSSSAPQILTCTEELVMFSPCLPYVSAPPNNISETPNPICCSVFTSSIHSSAGNCLCYLLRQPMILGFPLDRSRLISLSQICTDRSSDESFESRCSPSESPELPPLQSIQFTNPFVPGNGGSASPQSVGLAPETSPSSDQFSPETAAVTPPPPPAPQYISSSYPKIRNFWSLSTIIMTLATSILLTRICMV, from the exons TTCATCCTCATACTCGCGATCCTCTTCTCCTCCGCCGTATACGCGACGCTTCAGGcaccttcgtcttcttcagctCCACAGATCCTGACCTGTACGGAGGAGCTCGTCATGTTCTCTCCTTGTCTTCCTTACGTCTCCGCTCCACCTAACAACATCTCAGAGACTCCGAATCCTATTTGCTGCTCCGTTTTCACCTCGTCGATTCATTCCAGCGCCGGGAACTGCCTCTGTTATCTTCTCCGGCAGCCGATGATCCTTGGATTCCCGTTGGATCGATCTAGATTGATTTCTCTTTCTCAGATCTGTACCGATCGGAGCTCCGACGAATCTTTCGAGTCTCGCTGCTCGCCATCAG AGTCGCCGGAGCTTCCGCCGCTTCAGAGTATCCAGTTCACTAATCCGTTTGTTCCCG GTAATGGAGGATCCGCTTCTCCTCAATCGGTCGGCTTAGCACCAGAAACCTCACCAAGTTCCGATCAATTCTCACCGGAAACAGCTGCTgtaacaccaccaccaccaccggctCCACAATACATCTCTAGCAGCTATCCAAAGATCAGAAACTTCTGGTCTCTATCGACCATCATCATGACTCTGGCCACTTCTATACTCCTCACACGCATCTGTATGGTATGA